The Arachis duranensis cultivar V14167 chromosome 9, aradu.V14167.gnm2.J7QH, whole genome shotgun sequence genomic sequence TGGACATCAGGACATGAGTCCCCTATGACATTTTGGAGTTCCTGCTTCCTATAACATTcatttcctttttctctttccgTGCATGTAATGTTCTTTTATCTACCTTTTGAGTAAAATGTTAGATTAATGGTTTTTCTATCTTGCTCTCTGAGTTTTGTGTGTTTGTTAGCAGAACAGAGTCCCATAATATTTCTAATGCTGCATGTGCACTCTGATAGGGAGCAGTTAATATTTAGAAATTTTGATTATTGTAACGTGCGAGTTTGACAttggtaaaaaaatataacaacgTTAAGGGTTAATAGTTCTGCTTTTCCTTGTAGTGAAACTATCTTTATTGCAGGATGATACTTCATTCGAAAGTCAGAGTGCTCTTTTTGCTCTAGCAGTCTCAGATATAGTTCTTATAAACATGTGAGTTcccttttttgtttaattttgataaattgatAGTATAAAAAACTTTTAGACACTTAACCCATCATATTCTTCTTTGCTATGCAATGCTTGTAAAGGTGGTGCCATGACATTGGCCGCCACAATGCAGCGAATAGGCCACTTTTGAAAACTATCTTTCAGGTATAATTTGGAAGCTTATCAGCTACAAATAACTGACTTGAATCCTGAAAAGTAGTCATTTATTAAATTGTATGCTCATTTTTTCAGGTCAAGATGAAATTGTTTACTCCACGCAAAATAACATTGCTTTTTGTCATTCGCGATAAAACAAGGGTgtgtaagaaaaatattttgagctAATTCAATTCTAAAGCAACTGTGCAATTTTTTCATAATGTTAACATGATGACCTTTCTTCTTATAGACACCATTTGAACGCTTAAAAGAGCTTTTGCTAACAGATATTGAGAAGGTAATCCAGTGATTTTACCTTCATATAATGTCACTGAATTGTTATATAATTTACATTGTCCTTTGTCAATTTACCCTTTTCTCTACAGATATGGGAAAGTTTTACTAAATCTAAACCAGACTCTGACAACGAGGCTGCACTAAGCGAATTTTTCAGTGTAAGCTCATCATTGCTAAACTTACTGAGCGTTTCTTGTTTTTAGCATAATCTATTGGCAGTTCATATTTCATAATAACTATTTGTTCTTGGAAACAAACTCCAGGTTGAGGTCGTTGCTCTTTCTAGTTATGAACATAAAGAAGAGCAATTTAAGTCGGAGGTATGAACTGTAGGCTAGCTCCTTGGGTTATTACTTGCTGATGGTTTTAAGTTGGCCATTATTAAGATATGTGGTTGAGTACACCTCATTTTTGCATAACTATTCCTActgttaatataattattaaaaaaaattacacattATGATAAGTataattatatcttaaaaatatataaattctatTAGTAGTGAAAATTACCCGCAACTAAGTAAATATATAGTCaatgttttttttatcatcatacttatttttttaagtgtatTATTGGGAAAACTAGTTAATGTTATCTTGATAATGGAAATGGAAAATTATATTGAAACTGCAATACTTTTTAAACTTGatagatatattaaataaaggGAGTAAGCGTGTAAGTTTTAAGATGTGTAGGAAAATTGGATCATACAATTTGGTTATGTACTTTTGAGTATCTCATATTTGATAATTTACATGACATTTCTGTTTCTTTGGATTATATTCAATGTAGGTTGTGGGATTGAGGCAACAAATCTGCCATTCAATAGTTCAGGATGAGCTTGCTCGGGACTTGTATGGAGTAGTTCATGCATCAGACTTTGCTTACAGTTCTCAGGAAATCTGGGAAAAGATTAAGGCAGACAAGGACCTCCACCTTCCTTCTCATAAGGTAAACCTCAGATGGATTTAGAGTAAATCTACATTATGGTTCCTAACATATTTTAACATATTACtcacaaaaaattcaaatgcaTATACTTTAATCCTCCAAAAGAAAGAGGTTGCTCCATAGCACATCGATCTTCATTGTATATATTATTGAAAACAGTACTGAATTAATCTTCAGTCAGACATAacatgaaatttaaaaaatgaaggTTAACAAAATTATATTAGCTCTCGAGATAAAAAATGTTAGCAAATTTTCTTTCGAGGAGTTTTCTGTTAAATCTTTATTATTTCAACAACCAAAGTGTATACTATCTCTTGTATTAATCTGTTGTCGCTTGATCAAATTGTAGGTTATGGTTGCTACTGTTCGATGTGAAAAAATTGCCAGGGAGAAATATGAGAATTTAGCTGCAAAGGAGGTATTAGGAGTACTTGAAAAAAAGGAGATTCTTATTTGactgaattaattaattgattttattcaatatacaaacatatacatacataaagATGTAAGTGCTACCATTGTTTAAGGATCATAATTATGAAGTTAATCTATTGCCAATATCCTTGATATATGAAcctaattaattctaatatgtTAGGACTTGGGTATTATGGAGTGCCCGAAATCTCACGTAGTATGAGATATTTGAGGTTGTATTTAAGGAGAGTGGTTCTTCCTTTTTAATAGCTAGTTTTTAAGGTGTAGTTAGCTGTTGTCCTAGGTATTTAACAATGTTACACTGTCAGATTTAGTTGCAAGACTCCCCCGCCTCAGAAAGAGATACCCTTATGAGTAGGAAAGTTGAAGTGGTGCCAAATGTAGAATCATTGCATcaagtggtttggacatgtTTAGAGAAAACCTTTAGTTATTCTGAGAGAGACTTGAGAAGGGAGAGTAGATCAGATGAAGAGTAGTTCTATAATTGGAGGTAAAGGGAGACTTAAAAAAAACCATAGCCAAATTAGTAAAAgagatttaaatattaatggtTTAAAGTTTAAACATGAAGCTATAGCATCATTTGATTTATGCTTATGTAGCTGATACAACCTAATCAAACAGGTCTTAGTTATCGTTGTTGTTGCTAGTGTATTGATAAAGTGTCGGAACTAAGTGGCATTCCAAATATGCTAAAGGTTTCATGTGACATCCCACATGTGCGGAAGGTGACACATTGTCATGAATGTGTAATGTTTGCATGGCTAAAATGAGACTaaaattatcattatcaagCTTACTAAGTCAATCACCAAAGTGAAACTTTAGTCGTAATCTCTAAGAAAGCAGAGAACATATCAACAAAAGATTAAGCAATAAATATccgaaaatgaaataaaataattttggttaTAAACACCCAATATTATTTCTGCATTTGTAAATACTAATGCTAGGGAAGTTTCTTTCGAATCAGGAATGGCATCAATTGGAAGAGGATATGAATCGCAGAACCACTCCTGAATTTGTGAATAGGCTCAGTTTACAAATTGATACTTGTTTGTCAGAGTGAGTATAAGTCATTTTTCATGACAGCATAACATTAGTGGCTCAATCATTGGATGTCGCATAAAGAACCTATACTATACTGTAAGCTTTTGGCTAATTCTAGTAGTTTTTTGACATATATGTCATTCTTTGATCCTAGTCTTCATGAGAGTAGAGCATTAAAGTTCTTATTCTTTATCTTTGCCCCCCTACATGAAAGAATATGTTTTGGTATCGAGTTTTGCTTAAGTAGGTGCTAGCAGTGGCAATGGTTTTGATTGTTCTATATGTTGGAAAAAGATGGGTTCATATTTTTCTCCCAATTTCATTCTGCAGTCCTGCAATGTGGCAGTTTCATGTGCAACAAATATGTAATCCTAAGCTTTTTAGGTTCCTTATGCAATCTCTATAGAAACAACTTTGAATTGTGTTATGATTTTATTGCTGTGGTTTTTTGTGTGCTATCTTAGTGTATGCAAATGCAGTATCTTTAAAACAGTTGTCTCAAGTTTTGAGTGCCTATATATCTCATGTTGAAATATTGTGTAAAAGTTAGTTGCGATTCAGGTTGAAGGGATATTGACATATTGTTTTCATCTAGGTATGATGCTGAAACCACTTACTATGATGAAGGTCCAAAATCTACATACCGAAATCAACTTAAAGAAAAATTGTTGCAGgtacattattttaatttcttgcaattataCTAGTTCAACCTTTTCTTTTTCGTCATTGTCAATTAACTGATGATTGttgaaagagaaatagaaaTGGGTGATATATTAATGATTATTAATAAGtcacaatttaaatttttggattGTTGGCCACTTCATTTTGTTTATAATTAAGTCCCGACTCATGAAGTTCATAATGTCCCTTTGATTGGTCAGCTTTTTGAACCAGCACTGGTATCTGCATTGGAGCATATAGGATCTACAATTTTGAACGAGTTCAAGCACACATTTCAAACATCATTGAATCAAGGGGAGGATTTTTATGCAGCTGCTAGTAGTTGCATTGAGTCTTGTTTGTCTAACTTCGACAAAGCCTGTCCAGgtacattatatatataaacaaaaggGAGTCTTGGAACAACAGTTGAGTTGTCTCCGTGCGACCTCAAGGTCACAGGTTCAAGCCGTGAAAATGGCCGCTGATGTAATTATCAGGTTAGGCTGTGTACATTACACCCTCTAGGTGCGGCCCTTCCCCGGACCCTGTGTTAACGCGGGATGCTTGTGCACCGAACTGCCCTTTTTTTATCCTATGCAAATATCTAACTGGTACatttaaaaatcaatatatCTAGACATTAATGTATCCATATAGATATATTGATTTTTCAATGTATCAAATTAGCTAAAGCCAATAAGccatatttattttcaaatggAGTGAGTATTTGTTAGACAACAATAAATTGAAGTAAAGGGTTGCTAGCTTTTCTGCTGTTCAATTATTTAAGTAGGTGTTGGAGTAAAGGGTTGCTAGCTTTTAGTACTGTTTAAgatgttaaattttataaatctttccCAATTTAGCTTTTGAAATTTCATGTAATTATGATCTCAAGTGAGTTGCAGACTTAAATACATTAACCTTGCACAGATGTTGTCATTGAAATGTCAAATAAGCACAAAATTGGAGTAAGGAAGAAATTGCAGTGTGATATTGTCTCAGTACTTACTTCATCGTGTAAGGTATTGATGAATCATGTCTTGTGTTCCCTGCCTCCCTGAGAGACTATCTTCAAGCTCAGTAATTAGTTATATATGTTCATGGAAGAAAAATCACACtcaatttcaaattcttattaTGGTTTGGAAGTTGAAACTTTGCATAAGTAATAAGAGTCATCTAAGTGTAAGGGATAGGGTGATAAAAATATCATTGACACTTACTTTCAAATAATAATGAcatatcaaaagtaaaaaaaacgAGTTTTTTTTATGCCAGTTGGTTTGTTTCTATGGTTGAAAGACTACCTTTTTATAATGGAATTGTTATTTGTATAACCGTTTTTGAAATATGAgaagagatttttttttgttagatagtGATTAGTAGTTTAGATGATGCGTTAATGGAGAATAATTGATAGGTGCTTTACATTTATTACTCTCCATTCTCTATATTTATTGATCTTTTCTATTGTAACAAAATAACAATCTATACaagtaatatattaattattatatttctcTCTATTGTCTAGTTACTCCAATATTTCTGCTGAGTAATCATGAATCTTAAGTTTTAACAACCGTTTAAAGTTTCTACTAGACAAACTTTAGTACGTAAGTCGGAAAATTAATTTGTAACTTCAAAATAAAAGGTTGATAACTTCTACAACAGTTTGTAACTTctgaaaaacttgaaaaaaagcCATGTTgagagagaaaatgagtgaGACCCACATCATAATTTTAAAGCATGGGATAACTTTGGCTTGTTTAAACTTTATATATCATTGCTATTCTTAGAAGGTTTTCTGATGGTAGTGCCACTGCAGGAAAAACTAAAAGAAGCTTTGTCTGGATCCATTGAAAAAGAACTCTCTAATGGAGATATTATAGATCCTTGGCGATCAATAAGGGAAGTTCTCAGGAATGAGATGGAATCAACTGTTTCCCAATTAATTACACCACTAACTCGACTTGGTATGGATGGATGCACAAGGAAGAAAATGATTGAGAGTTTAGAGGATTATGCAAGGGGTGTTGTAGAAGAAAAAGTTAGGAATGAAGCTAAGAATGTTCTGATGCGAATGAAGATGTGTTTTGAAAGAAGGTTTGAGATGCATAGGCAGATGAACCGTCTTTGCATAGGCAAAGATGACATTCCAACCGCCGCGAAGTCTGCTCGCCGTTGTGTATGATGTGGTCAATTTTtcatgaataatattttttggctGTTGAATCCATGTTGTATTCTTGTATGTTCTTAACCAAAGTCTTAATCCTATGCAGTCTTTGATATTGCTATCTACTCTGGCTGCAATTCGTTTGGATGATGATGATACTGATGACATTAAGGAAAAATTAGAAGCTGAATTATTGAATTCATCAAGCACTGCTACCAAAGAAAGCAGCAGTGCAAAGTTTGATCCACTGTGGCTAGCTGATGACAGTTGGGAACAGGTTCGTTTTATTGTTGCTTGATTCTATTCGATGGGATATCAAATTTTGCACTTATTCCAGTGGATGAATGATCTTATCATCTGAAGGCCCTAGAATGATTTTATCTAGTGCTGACATATGCCCTGATCAAAGCATATTTTAGTTCCCAAGTATTGTTTCAAGTTTTTTGCATAGTTTTAATACTATGGCATGGCAAGATTTTGCATCTTTGGTATGGATTATCCATTGTGGCCAAGTTTTCTATGTAGATTCCATCCTGTCGAAAATTGATTGGACCTCGTTCATGCAAAAAGGTGTGGGATCAATTCATGCAAGAAACGGAGATCATGATCTCGAAAGCAGTTGAACAGGTTTGTACTGTGTTTCATATCTTTCTAAAGATATACTAAGGGAAAATCTATCTAGAGAATATTAATTTCGGGTCATCTCCGAAAATATGATGCTTCACAGTGTCATGTAATTGTTAATATCTTTTAGTGCCTATTCATTTAACAATGATCTATGGTGCCCTATTTCGTCACTGGAGAAACATCACCATGACAATCTTTCAACCACCACTGCCACCACCATTCAAATTGCAtcagtgatgatgatgatctttATCACGTTACCAACTCGTGAACTCCCCTACTATTGAGAGAATTCATGAACCACTTTGGGGAGGAGTTAGAGATTTAGAGCATTACTATgcaaatgatttttttgtattttaagcATTGACACCATATATATCCACTTTAACACTATAAAGAGGTGAAGCAGTGAGCTAAATGTACAACAAGATCTCTGTTGTCAGCACCTTTTGAGTTTTTAGTGTCCATGAAGGAGTTCAGATTCTAATTTACCCTTCTAAGACTGGACTAATGTATTCACTTGAGTCGAACAACCTCAAGGTAACCTTTACCCCCCTTTGGCTGTTAAAATTACAGATTTAGACAAATTGCTACAACTTCATTGGGATGATAGTATGAGTGGAAATGGACCTCATACTATGTAAGATCAAGAATCCTAACTTCCTTCAAGAGATTTTCAATTGTCGTGGAAAGTAAAAGTCAGTTACATACAATTGTTATAGCTGCCTCCATCAGTCCAAATCTTTATTTTGCACATGACTCCATGGTTTTCACTAGAGCAGCAAGTGTTCCATTCTGTTAGAACTTAGAAGTCGCCATACTATTTATATCACCATGATAGCTTCTATAAGTGATTTTTAATCCTTACCCCTTAACCTCTTAGGTTGAGTTAGGCCTCTCAAATCTAAGTATCATAATCTAtcggtttaattactctgttggtctttatagtttcgcgaaatttttaattaggttcttatactttttttattttaattgagtcattgcaccaattttttttttaattgaatccctacacttttttttccttttatttgagtctctgaaccaaattttttttttagttgggtccctatacaattaagccaattactaccaagagggacctaattgaaaaaaaaaatttggtgcagggacccaattaaaaggaaaaaaagtatagggatcCAATTGAAAATTTCGTGAAACTATAAGAACCAACAGAGTGATTAAACCTAACCTATCATGTGTTTATTAGTTTAGCCAAGTTCAAATATCAGTCCTGCAAATCTCGCTTTCCAATGTTTAACGGACATTAACTACTTGGGGTTGGGGATATGACGATAGtgctttttataaaaatttgtcaaCTCTCGTCTCTCTCGAGCAATGATAAGGACAAGCTTCATTTGGGGTTTCATCCGACTATCTGAGCAAATTGATCCCTCTTGAGTGTTCCCTTTGTTGAATcaattcttcattgatctttaTCTCTATTTTCTACAATCAGATCTTCAGTTGTTTCCTCTTCGTCATGGCATGATCAATCAAAGCACCAATGTAATGGTCGCTACTGAGGTTTAGTTTAGTGATGTAAAAAGTGTATGTTGATGTATTTACTTTTTGCTGCAAAAAGCTTTAGCTGATATAATAATTCAAGCTTAAATTTATGATGATTACTCCAATGAAGACATCTTCATGCAAAAATAATATTGTGAACCATTAGATTATGTGATGTTTGACTGAACCATCTAACGATTCACAATATCATCTTCCCATGATGTGATGTCATGGCTTGCATCACAATAATCATCAACCACTCCACCATGCAGTGATTtctgaatatttttaaaaatctagtGCTCCTTATGTGTGGCTAGCAATGCATCCCATTGCCTATAAATGGGGAGAATTTTGAAGCCTCCAATGCAccaattaaaacacaaaacaagagagtAGCAACAAAGCATTCCTTCAAGgctttgtgtgtttttatttttgttttgtaagTGAATTCTCTTGAAAAATAGTGAGTGTAATATTATAGTGTGCGAGATAAAATTCTATGGGTTGTGAGTGATACACATTAGAGTTTGATTATACAATCTAGTACTCATTTGGTACTACAAATTGTAGTATAAGAGTGTCTTAGTGGATATTTTTCGGAGTTTTGGCGCGTGGATTTTTGCCCATTCATTAAGAGGATTTTTTCATGTTAAAATATTGGTGTATACTCTCTCTCTTCCATGACCTATTTTGTTGGCATATTAATCCTGTGACTCTCCATGTCAATTTTTGGTTCGCTTCTGCTCCGACTCTGTCTTATCCCTAACACATgaagatgtgaaaacatgtgtTCATAGAAATAGCAACCTAAATTTATATGTTGGTCCTTGACAAGGATTTATTACTGATTCTTATTTTATTGACATTATTTTCAGGGTGGCTCCACATggtcattattttttaaaccttTTCACGGTGACTCAAAATGGTCCACATTTTATAGTGTTGCCTCGGTATGTTTGTCCTTTGCCGGAGGTGCTGCGATGAATAAATTGGGTAGTGAGGCATTACTCTCGCTGTTGGCGGCAGTGCTTGCGAAAAGGGCCAAGTGAAATCCCTAAGCCTTTTAAGCTAGAGAAAGTTGGAAGCCTAAAGCCTAAAGCccaacaacaaaaaaagaaaattagaagttTGAATTATATTCAGAAGATTCTAGTGTGTGAGACAGATTATGAAACTGATTGTGTTATGTTTAAACTAACTCATGAAGGCAGCCGAGGCCTAGGTCAGATGGCAACTTTGTCTGCCTTACATAGAGCTGCACTGGGTTCAAATTCTCTTGAAGGAATATAGAACCATGCTAATAGTGTGTACCCATgtagtgtgtgtgagtgtgtAGTGCATGGGTGTAATGCTTAGGATTGGGGGTTGTCCAATCCACTTGATCAACTGCAACTGCAGAATATATAGTGTGGGTGCAGGGGCAGTTAGGTAACTGTACCCTAGAGGTGGTTAGAGTATGTTCAGATGATTTTGTCTTGCCTTGAAGGATGACAGTTAGACAACTCATCACGGGTTTGATTTAGTTAATTGCATTTAAATATTGTCCTATTGTCATGAGGGTTTCTGTATACTGGAGACAGAAAAAATgcaatatcttttttttttttccccatAGCATTTTAGATTAAAGCTTAATGCAATAAAACAACAcgatttatgattttggataTTTGACATATAAAAGAGTTACGGTGTTAACAACTGAATTCATTCACGACCTTAAATTATGCACTTGGCTGAACTAATAGGGTCAGATTCGGACTTAATCATGAAATCATAATTTAGCTTTCAAGAAATTCTTATATCTTCACCGAGTAAATGCTCTCTCATGTTTTATATGAATACAAACCACACTACTAAAATTCAAGGAAGAGAAAGTAATACAAAGAATGGTTGAGTTTGTGGTTATAAACTTGTGTAAATTTCTTCATGGTGGATGGGGTACTTCTAATTTAGTTTCACATCCAAGTAAGCCAATGATTattcaacaaatttttatttgccTTTTGATAGATTACATCGAAACTTGCTCAAAAGAACTCAACAAGGAGATGAGCCATTTTCCGCAGAAACAAGAACATTAATTCagaaaaaaggaaacaaaatagTTATACAGTCATGGAGAAATTCAATACCTTCAAACCCAAGAATCACCATAAGAATACCAATGTCCTCAACACCAGGCTTCAACATATCCTGTCAGAGACCATCTTAAAACAGCTATGCTACCAAGACCTTTGCAAATTAAACACTCTGTTTCGGAAGGCGCTGCAAGCTCCTTCGACGCGACAACTTTAGTCACGAGCTCACAGCAGCATATCATTCCAGTAGGAAGAAACATTCCATCCAAAACTTCAAACAACACAGCTTCTCTTCAGTACTAGTCTTTTTGGAGAACATTCCTATTACAGTTGGACCAATATTCTGACACCAGCTTATAGAATGAAGAGGCTCTCTCCATAAGCTTTGAAGGCTCATCATATTATAAGAACTTACCATAAGGGAGGACCATGACCATGTCGCTATCTATTACAGTTGGAACTCTGTGAGCCACCGTTATAACTGTGCATTCTGAGAATTCTTCTCTGATAACTCGTTGTAAGCTAAAAAGTTCCAGATTTAACTCATCAGAAGAGCCCAAGAGATTTGGTAGACAACTAATCGTTTCCTTAAGTTGGCATTTCTCTAGAGCCTGTACAAAAATGAATGCccattaatttttctttgaagggcgaaaaaaaataaatttcttgcATCTAGTTTTGCAATCAAAAGAGTCTTGGAGCAACAGTTGAGTTGTCTCCATATAATCTCAAGGTTAGAGATTTAAGCCGTGAAAACAGCCACTGATGTACTTATCAGGTTAGGCTGCGTACACTACACCCTTCAGGTGCAGTCCTTATACCCTTTGTTACGTTATTCAAGTCTTTTTACGTGGATCTTCTTTGTTACGATAAACAAATTAACTTTTTTGCGACTAGTATAGTTGAATGAA encodes the following:
- the LOC107464254 gene encoding protein ROOT HAIR DEFECTIVE 3 homolog 1 isoform X1; protein product: MSGWGEWSLGDELYSAGSPVPRFAAGALAYPCYPTQLIDGDGKFHVADAENFVKEMELDKCGQSYAVVSIMGPQSSGKSTLLNSLFDTDFKEMNADDGRSRTTKGIWIARCAGIEPCTLVLDLEGTDGVEHGEEDDTSFESQSALFALAVSDIVLINMWCHDIGRHNAANRPLLKTIFQVKMKLFTPRKITLLFVIRDKTRTPFERLKELLLTDIEKIWESFTKSKPDSDNEAALSEFFSVEVVALSSYEHKEEQFKSEVVGLRQQICHSIVQDELARDLYGVVHASDFAYSSQEIWEKIKADKDLHLPSHKVMVATVRCEKIAREKYENLAAKEEWHQLEEDMNRRTTPEFVNRLSLQIDTCLSEYDAETTYYDEGPKSTYRNQLKEKLLQLFEPALVSALEHIGSTILNEFKHTFQTSLNQGEDFYAAASSCIESCLSNFDKACPDVVIEMSNKHKIGVRKKLQCDIVSVLTSSCKEKLKEALSGSIEKELSNGDIIDPWRSIREVLRNEMESTVSQLITPLTRLGMDGCTRKKMIESLEDYARGVVEEKVRNEAKNVLMRMKMCFERRFEMHRQMNRLCIGKDDIPTAAKSARRCSLILLSTLAAIRLDDDDTDDIKEKLEAELLNSSSTATKESSSAKFDPLWLADDSWEQIPSCRKLIGPRSCKKVWDQFMQETEIMISKAVEQGGSTWSLFFKPFHGDSKWSTFYSVASVCLSFAGGAAMNKLGSEALLSLLAAVLAKRAK
- the LOC107464254 gene encoding protein ROOT HAIR DEFECTIVE 3 homolog 1 isoform X2 is translated as MSGWGEWSLGDELYSAGSPVPRFAAGALAYPCYPTQLIDGDGKFHVADAENFVKEMELDKCGQSYAVVSIMGPQSSGKSTLLNSLFDTDFKEMNADDGRSRTTKGIWIARCAGIEPCTLVLDLEGTDGVEHGEEDDTSFESQSALFALAVSDIVLINMWCHDIGRHNAANRPLLKTIFQVKMKLFTPRKITLLFVIRDKTRTPFERLKELLLTDIEKIWESFTKSKPDSDNEAALSEFFSVEVVALSSYEHKEEQFKSEVVGLRQQICHSIVQDELARDLYGVVHASDFAYSSQEIWEKIKADKDLHLPSHKVMVATVRCEKIAREKYENLAAKEEWHQLEEDMNRRTTPEFVNRLSLQIDTCLSEYDAETTYYDEGPKSTYRNQLKEKLLQLFEPALVSALEHIGSTILNEFKHTFQTSLNQGEDFYAAASSCIESCLSNFDKACPDVVIEMSNKHKIGVRKKLQCDIVSVLTSSCKEKLKEALSGSIEKELSNGDIIDPWRSIREVLRNEMESTVSQLITPLTRLGMDGCTRKKMIESLEDYARGVVEEKVRNEAKNVLMRMKMCFERRFEMHRQMNRLCIGKDDIPTAAKSARRCV